A single Defluviitalea saccharophila DNA region contains:
- the uvsE gene encoding UV DNA damage repair endonuclease UvsE: MHIRLGYVAIALNLPNVTSSSHVTFTRYEKLISDEERINLLKKVTLSNLNDLYTILKYNIEHQIHFYRLTSRLVPLATHPKVKDWRYRTFFKEDFRRIGELIKNHGMRVDTHPDQFNVLNSAREEVVEATIRDLLYHHALFEDMDYPMGKMVLHIGSTQGGKEKAIERFIENFNKAPKEIRDKLILENDDKSFTAKEVLSICKAVKAPMVLDIHHHLCNNDGEELDLEEIFSTWEGTSLPPKIHISSPKDGPKDRRHADYINPMDFIHFIEKAKELNTDIDIMLESKKKDLSLFALVEDIKALRPEWTWVDQSTLEI, from the coding sequence ATGCATATTCGACTAGGTTATGTAGCCATTGCTTTAAATCTTCCTAATGTAACTTCTTCAAGTCATGTTACTTTTACAAGATATGAAAAATTAATATCCGATGAAGAAAGGATCAATCTTTTAAAAAAAGTTACCCTTTCTAATTTAAATGATTTATATACCATTTTAAAATATAATATTGAACACCAAATTCATTTTTATCGCCTTACATCCCGTCTTGTCCCTCTAGCCACCCATCCTAAGGTGAAAGACTGGAGGTACAGAACATTTTTTAAAGAGGATTTTAGAAGGATAGGGGAGCTTATAAAAAACCACGGTATGCGAGTGGATACCCATCCAGACCAGTTTAATGTGTTAAATAGCGCAAGAGAGGAAGTGGTGGAGGCTACCATCAGGGACCTTTTGTATCATCATGCTTTATTTGAAGATATGGACTATCCTATGGGAAAGATGGTTCTTCACATTGGCAGTACCCAGGGAGGCAAAGAAAAGGCAATAGAAAGGTTTATAGAGAATTTTAATAAAGCCCCCAAAGAGATTCGGGATAAACTGATTTTAGAAAATGACGATAAAAGTTTTACGGCAAAAGAAGTATTATCCATATGTAAAGCCGTTAAAGCGCCCATGGTATTGGACATACACCATCATTTATGCAATAATGATGGAGAAGAGCTTGATTTAGAAGAAATCTTTTCAACATGGGAAGGTACATCCCTTCCGCCTAAAATCCATATTTCAAGCCCCAAAGATGGCCCAAAGGACAGAAGACATGCGGACTATATCAATCCCATGGATTTTATTCATTTTATAGAAAAAGCAAAAGAATTGAATACAGACATAGATATTATGCTAGAATCAAAGAAAAAGGATTTATCCCTCTTTGCTTTAGTAGAAGATATTAAAGCATTAAGGCCTGAGTGGACCTGGGTAGATCAAAGTACATTAGAAATCTAA
- the trmB gene encoding tRNA (guanosine(46)-N7)-methyltransferase TrmB, producing the protein MRLRKKKGVEELLTEFPNVITNANEYLGRWKELFLNDNPLHLEIGMGRGGFLAALSKKNPSINYIGMERVATLVYDAVIKLGDYNPEHLKFIWNNAHNIEEIFAASEIDRIYLNFSDPWPKARHAKKRLTHRGFLEKYELILKPQGELHFKTDNEGLFLFSIEELKEKNWTLKNISYDLHKENMEDNVLTEYEKRFIAQGKKIFRLEAISPKQ; encoded by the coding sequence ATGCGTCTTAGAAAGAAAAAAGGGGTGGAGGAATTACTCACCGAATTTCCTAATGTCATTACCAATGCCAATGAATATTTGGGGCGGTGGAAAGAGTTATTTCTTAATGACAACCCATTACACTTAGAGATCGGGATGGGAAGAGGAGGGTTTTTAGCGGCTTTATCGAAAAAGAATCCTTCCATTAATTATATTGGAATGGAAAGGGTTGCGACTTTGGTATACGATGCAGTGATAAAACTGGGGGACTACAACCCGGAACATTTAAAATTCATTTGGAATAATGCTCACAATATAGAAGAAATCTTTGCAGCTTCAGAAATAGATAGAATTTATTTAAATTTTTCTGATCCTTGGCCAAAGGCGAGACACGCTAAAAAACGGCTTACTCATAGAGGATTTTTAGAAAAATACGAGCTCATTTTAAAACCTCAGGGGGAACTTCATTTTAAAACCGACAATGAAGGACTTTTTTTATTCTCCATAGAAGAGCTCAAGGAAAAGAATTGGACACTTAAAAACATCAGCTATGATTTGCATAAGGAGAATATGGAGGATAATGTCCTTACGGAGTATGAAAAAAGATTTATAGCCCAAGGGAAAAAGATATTTCGCTTGGAAGCTATTTCTCCAAAACAATAG
- a CDS encoding peptidoglycan-binding domain-containing protein, translating to MSKKIKQWMAGLLVASVLIVPQSASALLLKQGMSGTEVKKVQTELKNLGYFNYPTATGYYGSITTDAVKAYQKAKGLTVDGIVGNNTYSALFGNTSTALKTASTDAPLKGALDWFKKVQYIFPRGKNAKVTDIKTGKSFMIKRTFGTNHADVETLTKEDTKIMKEIWGGFSWERRAVVVEVDGNLIAGSMTAMPHAGVDSKPAVQVVDGRSGGYGRGQNLDAVKNNGIDGHVDIHFLNSRTHGTNTMQKIHQDKVKEAAAYIAKQ from the coding sequence ATGAGTAAAAAGATTAAACAATGGATGGCGGGATTATTAGTAGCATCTGTTCTTATAGTACCTCAAAGTGCTTCCGCCCTACTTCTTAAACAGGGGATGAGCGGAACGGAAGTTAAAAAGGTTCAAACAGAGCTTAAAAATTTAGGATATTTTAATTACCCTACAGCGACCGGTTACTATGGCTCTATTACTACCGATGCCGTTAAAGCATATCAAAAAGCAAAAGGGCTTACAGTAGACGGAATCGTTGGCAATAATACTTACAGTGCTTTATTTGGAAATACCAGTACTGCTTTAAAGACTGCTTCAACAGATGCTCCTTTAAAGGGTGCTTTAGATTGGTTTAAAAAGGTTCAGTACATATTCCCCAGAGGAAAAAATGCTAAAGTAACTGACATAAAGACAGGTAAATCTTTTATGATTAAAAGAACCTTCGGCACAAATCATGCGGATGTAGAAACTTTAACCAAAGAAGATACAAAAATTATGAAAGAGATCTGGGGCGGATTCAGCTGGGAAAGACGGGCGGTTGTAGTTGAAGTAGACGGTAATCTTATTGCTGGGTCTATGACAGCTATGCCCCATGCCGGAGTGGACTCAAAGCCTGCTGTACAGGTTGTAGACGGCAGAAGCGGTGGATACGGCAGAGGACAAAATCTTGATGCCGTAAAAAATAACGGTATAGATGGTCATGTGGATATCCACTTCTTAAACAGCAGAACCCACGGTACCAACACGATGCAAAAAATCCATCAAGACAAAGTTAAAGAAGCAGCTGCATATATTGCAAAACAATAG
- a CDS encoding type II CAAX endopeptidase family protein, protein MNSTLKSNIFAGSLIVIGIFGGLFLSLVLSFLNVPLPGILLLGQIILLLIPTILYFIITKESVKKTLRLNWPGWLTVLFSFLIAIFIQPLMMVLSAITSLFFTNDVADLINQMDAYPTLLMLAIVALTPAICEEITMRGILLSGYDGVDIKKAMLLNGLFFGMLHLNLQQFLYAFALGALFAYMVRLTDSIIPSMVAHFTINGSQVLMQKLLMFMTKTFNQDLSALTHEPSFIEKLISLGAISVVALIITPIAGVLIYALRDLYVKKSLKQENFKEPIETTDQKVFIESVPDEHENDIRLLEPSRQKVFNWPVWVSIVLYIAFMLFTLVLEYLL, encoded by the coding sequence ATGAATTCAACCCTTAAATCGAATATTTTTGCAGGAAGCTTAATTGTTATCGGGATATTTGGAGGTTTGTTTTTATCCTTGGTGCTTTCCTTTCTAAATGTTCCTCTTCCCGGAATACTCCTACTGGGACAAATTATTCTGCTGCTTATTCCTACGATTCTATACTTTATCATAACAAAAGAGTCTGTTAAAAAGACTCTTCGACTTAATTGGCCAGGCTGGCTTACTGTTTTATTTTCCTTTCTTATTGCTATTTTTATTCAACCTTTAATGATGGTTTTATCAGCGATTACCAGCTTGTTTTTTACGAATGACGTTGCCGATTTAATCAATCAAATGGACGCTTATCCTACTCTTTTAATGCTGGCGATTGTTGCCCTTACCCCTGCCATATGTGAGGAAATAACGATGAGAGGGATTCTGCTCTCTGGATATGATGGGGTGGATATTAAAAAAGCAATGCTTCTTAATGGACTATTCTTTGGAATGCTTCACTTAAACCTGCAGCAATTTTTATATGCCTTTGCTTTGGGGGCGCTATTTGCCTATATGGTTAGACTTACGGATTCGATTATTCCTTCAATGGTTGCCCACTTTACGATTAACGGTTCACAGGTTCTTATGCAGAAGCTTCTTATGTTTATGACTAAAACATTTAATCAGGATCTATCTGCGCTTACCCATGAACCAAGCTTTATTGAAAAACTTATAAGTTTAGGCGCTATTTCTGTTGTTGCGTTGATTATAACCCCTATTGCCGGCGTTTTAATATACGCCCTCAGGGATCTTTATGTTAAAAAGAGTTTAAAGCAAGAAAATTTTAAAGAACCTATAGAAACTACTGATCAAAAGGTCTTTATTGAGTCGGTACCTGACGAACACGAAAATGATATCAGACTTTTAGAACCTTCTAGGCAAAAAGTCTTTAATTGGCCGGTATGGGTATCTATCGTACTATATATTGCTTTTATGCTATTTACTTTAGTTTTAGAGTATCTCCTGTAA
- a CDS encoding AI-2E family transporter — MPWDANYFKIGLYAFLVLSMTVLFEKVIGNIDIIAQYVSYFLGKAYRILTPFIYGFFIAYILNPAINKVELWLQTLDKRKGRSRLRRILSILIVYISVFGFLSLVFIYVIPQIYQSIVDLFQKAPSNLAVLEKNLEQLLINYNSIEYYDFKSIIDSNIDPLIQKSSLILNQVFTYILNSAVGITSGFLNILLGLMIGFYLLNEKEGFIKKIKDTIYAIFNLETANKILSIAEESHIMFNRFFVGKFIDSFIIGILCFIGMLFLKNPYALLLSVIVGITNMIPYFGPFIGAIPAILITLLVSPIDALWVSLFIFILQQFDGIILGPKILGDSTGLSPFWVIFSIMVGGALLGVLGMLIGVPTFAVIRTVFNRWVEKRLQKKGLIKDLS; from the coding sequence ATGCCTTGGGATGCAAACTATTTTAAAATAGGATTATACGCTTTTCTAGTCTTATCAATGACTGTTTTATTTGAAAAGGTCATCGGTAATATTGACATCATCGCTCAGTATGTATCTTATTTTTTAGGAAAGGCCTATCGCATTTTAACTCCCTTTATCTACGGTTTTTTTATAGCATATATTTTAAATCCAGCCATCAATAAAGTAGAATTATGGCTTCAAACATTAGATAAGCGTAAAGGACGTTCCAGGCTTAGACGTATTTTATCCATTTTAATTGTTTATATAAGTGTATTTGGTTTTTTAAGCCTTGTATTTATTTATGTCATTCCTCAAATCTATCAAAGCATCGTAGACTTATTCCAAAAAGCGCCCAGTAACTTAGCTGTTTTGGAAAAAAATCTCGAGCAGCTTTTGATCAATTACAATTCTATTGAGTATTATGATTTTAAATCCATTATCGACAGCAATATAGATCCTTTGATTCAAAAATCCAGTTTAATATTAAATCAGGTTTTCACATATATTCTTAATAGTGCTGTAGGAATTACCTCAGGTTTCTTAAATATTCTTCTGGGTCTTATGATAGGGTTCTATTTATTAAATGAAAAAGAAGGATTTATTAAAAAAATCAAAGATACCATATATGCTATTTTTAATCTAGAAACTGCAAACAAAATACTCTCTATTGCAGAAGAAAGCCATATTATGTTTAATAGGTTTTTTGTAGGAAAATTTATTGACTCCTTTATCATTGGTATTTTATGCTTTATCGGTATGTTGTTTTTAAAAAATCCCTATGCGTTACTTCTTTCAGTAATCGTTGGTATTACAAATATGATTCCTTATTTTGGCCCTTTTATCGGTGCCATTCCTGCAATTTTAATTACCCTTTTGGTCAGTCCCATAGATGCCCTTTGGGTAAGCTTGTTTATCTTTATTTTGCAGCAATTTGACGGAATTATTCTGGGACCAAAAATATTAGGAGACTCCACAGGGCTAAGTCCTTTCTGGGTAATTTTCTCCATTATGGTCGGAGGTGCCCTTTTAGGCGTATTAGGGATGCTAATCGGTGTGCCTACTTTTGCAGTGATTCGTACAGTGTTTAACAGATGGGTAGAAAAACGATTACAGAAAAAAGGCTTAATAAAAGATCTATCTTAA
- a CDS encoding LacI family DNA-binding transcriptional regulator, with amino-acid sequence MITIKEIAEMAGVSTTTVWNVIHGKTKKVSPQNVERIQKILEEQKYVTPMGLRALKNGKSNMIGVVLHVTKHFDLSLVSDPFYSRLIGELERVLNAAGHYMLLYSSKSIESIFQMAMAWNVEGLICLNFSENDYQKLSILVDIPIVSVDLFNIGNSNHKYYNVGLQDEEGGYLMTKYLISQGFREILILAIRDLGIEHERILGYRRALEEAGIKFKDKYFIKIYSDAVNRQKNYQDLCKFMKRGMALFFLADLYAVEAMAYFQKRGYKIPEDISVAGFDNLSYAHLCTPGLTTVNQDIEQKARKAAEMLLKLIQKEPIKEHNVLLPVNLVIRESVGQNRKP; translated from the coding sequence ATGATTACAATCAAGGAAATCGCTGAGATGGCAGGGGTCAGTACAACGACCGTCTGGAATGTGATTCATGGAAAAACCAAAAAAGTGTCTCCTCAGAATGTGGAGCGGATTCAAAAGATTTTAGAGGAACAAAAATATGTCACCCCTATGGGACTTCGGGCTTTGAAAAACGGAAAATCCAATATGATCGGTGTTGTCCTTCACGTTACAAAGCACTTTGACTTAAGCCTTGTATCAGACCCTTTTTACAGCAGATTGATTGGTGAGTTGGAAAGGGTACTGAATGCCGCAGGGCATTATATGCTTTTATATTCTTCAAAAAGTATAGAGAGCATTTTTCAAATGGCTATGGCATGGAATGTAGAAGGTTTAATATGCCTTAACTTTTCCGAAAACGACTATCAAAAGCTATCTATTCTTGTAGATATCCCCATTGTTTCTGTAGACTTATTTAATATTGGAAACAGTAATCATAAATACTACAATGTAGGCCTTCAGGACGAAGAAGGGGGCTATTTAATGACCAAATATTTGATTTCCCAAGGCTTCAGGGAAATCTTGATTTTGGCTATCAGAGACTTAGGTATTGAGCATGAAAGAATTCTCGGTTACCGCCGCGCTTTAGAAGAAGCAGGCATTAAATTTAAGGACAAGTATTTTATCAAAATTTATAGCGATGCAGTGAACAGGCAAAAAAACTATCAGGATTTATGTAAATTCATGAAAAGAGGAATGGCTTTATTTTTCCTTGCAGACTTATATGCTGTGGAGGCCATGGCCTATTTTCAAAAAAGAGGTTATAAAATACCGGAGGATATATCCGTTGCCGGATTTGATAATCTAAGCTATGCCCATCTTTGCACCCCGGGGCTTACGACGGTTAATCAGGATATAGAGCAAAAAGCAAGGAAAGCGGCGGAGATGCTCCTTAAGCTGATTCAGAAGGAACCTATTAAAGAGCATAATGTTTTATTACCGGTGAATTTGGTGATTAGAGAATCGGTGGGGCAAAATAGAAAACCATAA
- a CDS encoding ABC transporter substrate-binding protein, with the protein MKRKSLVLLLVMMLMSTFTLYGCGGAGNTTQSSTQETSQETAQQGEKKAPAKVDIFQNKSEFAEQLEAAAKLYMEENPEVQINIETVQGADYATALKAKMLNDDKPEIFGIAMVGVKEDYGDYQEDLSDQPWVEHLYPDIKETVTVDGKVLGLPVSIEGYGLAYNREVFEAAGIDCSTLTSYDAIDKAFATLQQKIDNGELKDKYPQLEAVVEYAAKEAFISGLHLMNIPLQAELKTAKAAFEAQEIELTHADSLKALIDLQTNYTPARNNKSLLNSVDYSTQVGGGLAIERVAVIQQGNWIAPELANVAPDVLEKIDVMPIPLKGVVEDSIAVGVSFNWCVNNQASDADKAAAKDFLNWLFQSEKGKQIVIEELKCIPAFDNYEDLDRLDPYSKRVAEYMGQGKTMPWVFSGYPKGFEPQAAADIQGYFAGDMTWEECVQKLKEDWKTLR; encoded by the coding sequence ATGAAGAGAAAAAGTTTAGTTTTGCTACTGGTGATGATGTTAATGAGTACTTTCACGTTATATGGCTGTGGAGGAGCAGGAAACACCACACAAAGCAGCACACAGGAAACTTCACAAGAAACCGCTCAACAAGGAGAAAAAAAGGCTCCTGCTAAAGTTGACATTTTCCAAAACAAATCTGAATTTGCAGAGCAACTTGAAGCAGCAGCAAAACTTTATATGGAAGAAAACCCAGAAGTACAAATCAATATCGAAACTGTACAGGGTGCAGACTATGCAACAGCTTTAAAAGCTAAAATGTTAAACGATGACAAACCAGAAATTTTCGGTATTGCAATGGTTGGGGTTAAAGAAGATTATGGCGATTACCAGGAAGATTTATCTGATCAACCTTGGGTAGAACACTTATATCCGGACATCAAGGAAACTGTAACAGTAGATGGTAAAGTACTTGGGCTTCCTGTAAGTATCGAAGGATACGGACTTGCTTATAACAGAGAAGTTTTTGAAGCAGCAGGTATTGATTGTTCTACTTTAACTTCTTATGATGCAATCGACAAAGCATTCGCTACATTACAACAAAAGATTGATAACGGCGAATTAAAAGACAAATATCCTCAACTGGAAGCTGTAGTAGAATATGCAGCAAAAGAAGCATTTATCTCAGGACTTCACTTAATGAATATTCCGCTTCAGGCAGAATTAAAAACAGCAAAAGCAGCCTTTGAAGCACAGGAAATCGAGCTTACTCATGCAGATTCCTTAAAAGCTTTAATTGACTTACAAACCAATTATACACCTGCAAGAAACAATAAATCCTTATTAAACTCCGTAGACTACTCTACTCAGGTTGGTGGAGGTCTTGCAATTGAACGTGTAGCAGTAATCCAACAAGGGAACTGGATTGCACCAGAATTAGCTAACGTTGCACCAGATGTTTTAGAAAAAATTGACGTTATGCCTATTCCATTAAAAGGAGTAGTAGAAGACAGTATCGCAGTTGGCGTTTCCTTCAACTGGTGTGTAAACAATCAAGCTTCTGATGCAGATAAAGCAGCGGCAAAAGATTTCTTAAATTGGTTATTCCAATCTGAAAAAGGAAAGCAAATCGTTATAGAAGAGTTAAAATGCATCCCAGCATTTGATAACTACGAAGATTTAGACAGACTTGATCCATATTCAAAACGCGTTGCAGAATACATGGGACAAGGAAAAACAATGCCATGGGTATTCAGTGGCTATCCAAAAGGATTTGAACCACAAGCAGCAGCAGATATTCAAGGATATTTCGCTGGAGATATGACATGGGAAGAATGTGTACAAAAATTAAAAGAGGATTGGAAGACATTACGTTAA
- a CDS encoding sugar ABC transporter permease, which yields MKRSRIGYWLFLAPVLIAFSMVQIFPAIKGIYYSFTDWIGVGADKNFVGLENYKYILTKDPQFIHAFGFTFLFAMCAVILVNLVGFFLSLLVTQKIKCANLFRGIFFMPNLIGGILLGFTWQFIFVQVFDALGKALNMPGLQGWLSNKQTGFFGLLIVVVWQLSGYMMLIYIAQIQNIPDSVLEAAAIDGASGFSKLKSIILPLMVPAFTIGLFLSISTSFKLFDQNVALTNGGPNNSTQMLALNIYNTAFAENDFGIAQAKAMLFLIVVAGISLIQLWFTKRKEVEM from the coding sequence ATGAAGAGATCGAGAATTGGATATTGGCTATTTTTGGCACCTGTTCTCATCGCATTTAGCATGGTACAAATTTTTCCGGCTATCAAAGGAATCTATTACTCATTTACAGACTGGATTGGCGTAGGCGCAGATAAAAACTTTGTGGGTCTTGAGAATTATAAATATATCCTTACCAAAGACCCCCAGTTTATCCATGCCTTTGGCTTCACCTTTCTATTCGCAATGTGTGCCGTTATATTAGTAAATTTGGTGGGGTTTTTCTTATCATTACTGGTTACACAAAAAATCAAATGTGCGAATCTTTTTAGAGGCATATTCTTTATGCCGAACTTAATTGGGGGGATATTGCTCGGATTTACCTGGCAGTTTATCTTTGTGCAAGTATTTGATGCATTAGGAAAGGCATTGAATATGCCAGGTTTACAAGGATGGCTGTCTAATAAACAAACTGGTTTTTTTGGATTACTGATTGTAGTGGTATGGCAGCTTTCAGGATATATGATGCTTATTTACATTGCCCAGATTCAAAATATTCCTGATTCAGTATTGGAAGCAGCAGCGATTGACGGGGCAAGTGGCTTTTCAAAGCTAAAAAGCATTATTTTGCCTTTAATGGTACCGGCTTTTACGATTGGATTGTTCTTAAGCATTTCCACCTCCTTTAAGCTCTTTGACCAGAACGTCGCTTTAACCAATGGAGGTCCAAATAACAGCACCCAAATGCTGGCGTTAAATATCTATAATACCGCCTTTGCTGAAAATGATTTTGGGATCGCTCAAGCTAAAGCCATGCTCTTCTTAATCGTTGTTGCAGGTATTTCCCTTATTCAATTATGGTTTACAAAGAGGAAGGAGGTCGAAATGTAA
- a CDS encoding carbohydrate ABC transporter permease yields MVQKKAGLAGLTVLGAVLAIIFVSPIFILLNNSFKPLRDIYIDILALPSGLYLENYTKAFKALDFVKSFMNSLGITIAATLAIIITSSMAAWVLVRYKTKTSSILFSIFACAQLIPFQCVMLPLVENMSNMGFMNRAGLVFMYVGFGCSMSIVLFHGFIKNIPLELEEAARIDGCTMVHTFFLIVLPLLKTIMVTVAIINVMWIWNDFLLPQLIINKPGWQTIPLKTYMFFGQFTKKWDLATAGLVLGMIPIIVFYLTCQKYIVKGVTDGAVK; encoded by the coding sequence ATGGTACAGAAAAAAGCAGGATTAGCAGGATTGACTGTACTTGGTGCGGTTCTTGCGATTATTTTCGTTTCACCGATTTTCATTCTGCTCAATAATTCCTTTAAACCATTAAGAGATATTTATATTGACATTTTGGCCCTGCCTTCTGGTTTGTATCTGGAGAATTATACTAAAGCCTTTAAAGCCTTAGACTTTGTTAAATCCTTTATGAATTCCTTAGGCATTACCATAGCCGCCACCTTAGCCATTATTATCACTTCATCCATGGCTGCGTGGGTACTGGTACGCTATAAAACAAAAACCAGCAGTATTTTATTCTCAATATTTGCCTGTGCTCAGCTCATTCCCTTTCAGTGCGTTATGCTGCCTCTGGTAGAAAACATGAGCAATATGGGCTTTATGAACAGGGCAGGATTAGTCTTTATGTATGTTGGATTTGGGTGCAGCATGTCCATAGTTCTTTTCCACGGATTTATTAAAAACATTCCGCTGGAATTAGAAGAAGCCGCAAGAATAGATGGCTGTACCATGGTGCACACATTTTTCCTCATTGTGCTGCCTTTATTAAAAACCATTATGGTAACGGTAGCCATTATCAATGTGATGTGGATTTGGAATGACTTCCTTCTTCCACAACTTATTATCAATAAGCCCGGCTGGCAGACCATACCCCTTAAGACATATATGTTCTTTGGGCAGTTTACGAAAAAATGGGATTTGGCAACGGCAGGTCTGGTACTGGGTATGATTCCGATCATTGTTTTCTACCTTACTTGCCAGAAATATATCGTTAAAGGCGTTACAGACGGAGCAGTAAAATAA
- a CDS encoding alpha-glucosidase, which translates to MEKKAWWKESVVYQIYPRSFNDSNGDGIGDLKGIIEKLDYVKDLGVDVIWLCPIYQSPNDDNGYDISDYQGIMKEFGTMKDFDTLLEEAHNRGLKILMDLVVNHTSDEHAWFIESRKGEDPFYRDFYIWSKEKPNNWESYFGGFAWEYDETRKEYYLHLFSKKQPDLNWKNPNVREKVYEMMTWWLEKGIDGFRMDVINLISKMDGFPEGEPIPHTPYTEKNPYVVCGPHLHEYLKEMNQKVLSKYDIMTVGEALNITLEEGKKITDEREHELQMIFHFEHMNVEYPGKEKWTDKRFKLVDLKKILAKWQDGLKDHGWNSLYWNNHDQPRVVSRFGDDGEYWEPSAKMLATCLHLMKGTPYIYQGEEIGMTNVKFPSISDYRDIEILAAYDKYTKMLGYTHEQMMKCIYSFGRDNGRTPMQWNDSKNAGFTQGTPWIGVNPNYTKINVEKQLRDKNSILHYYKKLIKLRKSHEIIVYGDFKMLYEEDPNLFVYERILEGEKILVVLNFTKEEQTFNPPEEWLGKEAEVLISNYENEGKITEKTLKPYEAVAYLLKN; encoded by the coding sequence TTGGAAAAGAAAGCATGGTGGAAAGAAAGTGTTGTTTATCAAATCTATCCCAGAAGCTTTAATGACAGCAATGGAGATGGAATCGGTGATTTAAAGGGTATTATAGAAAAATTAGACTATGTAAAAGACTTAGGTGTTGATGTGATCTGGCTGTGTCCGATATATCAGTCTCCAAACGACGATAATGGATATGACATCAGTGATTATCAAGGGATTATGAAAGAATTCGGTACAATGAAAGATTTTGATACATTGTTAGAAGAAGCCCATAATCGCGGTTTAAAAATTTTGATGGATCTGGTAGTCAACCATACATCGGATGAACATGCCTGGTTCATAGAAAGCAGAAAAGGAGAAGACCCTTTTTATCGGGATTTTTATATCTGGTCAAAGGAGAAGCCAAACAACTGGGAATCGTATTTTGGAGGTTTTGCATGGGAATATGACGAAACGAGAAAGGAATATTACCTGCATTTATTTTCTAAAAAACAACCGGACTTGAACTGGAAGAATCCGAATGTCAGGGAAAAAGTCTATGAAATGATGACATGGTGGCTGGAAAAAGGTATTGATGGCTTCCGAATGGATGTCATTAACTTGATTTCTAAAATGGACGGTTTCCCGGAAGGAGAACCGATACCCCATACGCCCTATACGGAAAAAAATCCCTATGTCGTATGTGGCCCTCATCTCCATGAATACCTTAAAGAAATGAATCAAAAAGTACTATCAAAATACGATATCATGACTGTAGGAGAAGCCCTCAATATTACTCTGGAAGAGGGTAAGAAAATTACCGATGAGAGAGAGCATGAACTGCAGATGATATTCCATTTTGAACATATGAATGTAGAGTACCCCGGTAAAGAAAAATGGACAGATAAGCGTTTTAAGCTGGTGGATTTAAAGAAGATCTTGGCAAAGTGGCAGGATGGGCTAAAGGATCATGGATGGAACAGCTTATACTGGAATAACCATGACCAGCCCAGAGTAGTATCCAGATTCGGAGATGATGGAGAGTACTGGGAGCCCTCTGCTAAAATGCTTGCCACTTGTTTGCACCTGATGAAAGGAACCCCTTATATTTATCAGGGAGAAGAAATCGGAATGACCAATGTTAAGTTCCCGTCTATTTCTGATTATAGGGACATTGAAATTCTGGCGGCCTATGATAAATATACAAAGATGTTAGGTTATACCCATGAACAAATGATGAAATGCATTTATTCCTTTGGAAGGGATAATGGAAGAACTCCAATGCAATGGAACGATTCTAAGAATGCAGGGTTTACACAGGGCACCCCTTGGATTGGTGTAAACCCCAATTATACAAAAATTAATGTAGAAAAACAGCTGCGTGATAAAAACTCTATCCTTCACTATTATAAAAAATTGATTAAGCTGCGAAAGTCCCATGAAATCATTGTATATGGTGATTTCAAAATGTTATATGAAGAAGACCCGAACCTATTTGTATATGAACGTATATTAGAAGGAGAAAAAATATTAGTCGTTTTGAATTTTACAAAGGAAGAACAAACCTTTAACCCTCCTGAAGAATGGCTAGGCAAAGAAGCCGAAGTATTAATCTCAAATTATGAGAATGAAGGAAAAATTACAGAAAAAACTTTAAAGCCCTACGAAGCAGTAGCGTATTTATTAAAGAACTAA